A region from the Aegilops tauschii subsp. strangulata cultivar AL8/78 chromosome 5, Aet v6.0, whole genome shotgun sequence genome encodes:
- the LOC109747869 gene encoding 11-beta-hydroxysteroid dehydrogenase A has product MARQTLTNGFLSGFMHVGLALVLLAYLPIAFLCRLVYRLLIRPFAAGEDLRGKVVLITGASSGIGENLAYEYARKGACVALVARTEIALRAVAKTARELGAPDTLVVPADITNVDEAKRAVEETVAHFGKLNHLVANAGVWSSCFFEEITNVSAFQNVMDLNFWGAVYPTYFALPYLKASRGNIVVTASVAGRVPVARMSFYNASKAAVIRFYETLRAEVGPHVRVTILMPGYVVSNLTMGKGVQKDGNVGFDEEARDINVGPLPVGKTETLAEVVVASVRRGDHYVTWPGWYWPFHMVMCAAPELVDCFSRAFYVSKSSDKDGDALSKKILMAVGGNKFYPKNIRSPQSQ; this is encoded by the exons atggcgagGCAAACCCTGACTAACGGGTTCCTCAGCGGGTTCATGCACGTGGGGCTGGCGCTGGTGCTCCTCGCCTACCTCCCCATCGCCTTCCTCTGCCGCCTCGTCTACAGGCTGCTGATTAGGCCCTTCGCCGCTGGCGAGGACCTCCGCGGCAAGGTCGTGCTCATCACCGGCGCCTCCTCCGGCATCGGCGAG AACCTGGCTTACGAGTACGCGAGGAAAGGCGCGTGCGTGGCGCTGGTGGCCCGGACGGAGATCGCGCTGCGCGCCGTGGCCAAGACGGCGCGGGAGCTGGGCGCGCCGGACACGCTGGTGGTGCCGGCGGACATCACCAACGTGGACGAGGCCAAGCGGGCCGTCGAGGAGACCGTCGCCCACTTCGGCAAAT TGAATCACCTGGTGGCCAACGCGGGCGTGTGGTCCAGCTGCTTCTTCGAGGAGATCACCAACGTATCCGCCTTCCAGAACGTCATG GATCTCAACTTCTGGGGCGCGGTGTACCCGACCTACTTCGCGCTGCCCTACCTGAAGGCCAGCCGGGGCAACATCGTGGTCACCGCCTCCGTGGCCGGCAGGGTCCCGGTGGCGCGGATGAGCTTCTACAAC GCCAGCAAGGCCGCGGTGATCCGGTTCTACGAGACGCTGCGGGCGGAGGTGGGGCCGCACGTCCGCGTCACCATCCTCATGCCGGGCTACGTCGTCTCCAACCTCACCATGGGCAAGGGCGTCCAGAAGGACGGCAACGTCGGCTTCGACGAGGAGGCCCGCGAC ATAAACGTCGGGCCGCTGCCGGTGGGGAAGACGGAGACGCtggcggaggtggtggtggcgagCGTGCGGCGGGGCGACCACTACGTGACGTGGCCCGGGTGGTACTGGCCCTTCCACATGGTGATGTGCGCCGCGCCGGAGCTCGTCGACTGCTTCTCCAGGGCCTTCTACGTCTCCAAGTCCAGCGACAAGGACGGCGACGCGCTCAGCAAGAAGATCCTCATGGCAGTCGGCGGCAACAAGTTCTACCCCAAGAACATCCGCTCCCCCCAGTCCCAATAA